AGGGCTAACTCCCGAACTCTTCAGACAATTTGATTTGCCACAAACAAGATCGCCTTGATTATTATTTTTATTTCGTTCAAATTTATTCGCTGATTTTCTCATCTAAATTTTCTCATTACTTTTTGTAGCTAAACTGTTACGAAGATTTTTCACTTTAAATTAATTATTCCAACCATCCTGTATATTCAGCCAGCAGCCTGCAATAATAAACAAAGTTTTGCCACGAAATATCATGAGGTACTCCATGGTCACAACCAGGTATATACCCACCGTCCTTGAACATGGGCGGAATAATGCGTTCAAGCTCCCTCTTAATAGTATCTCCGCCTTTTGCGATAGCACGTTTATCAACACCGCCTCTGAACGCCATCTGTTTTGCAAATTTCTGGCGATAGTCGACAATATCGTTATGTGCAGCAACCTCCATAGGATCACAGCAATTAATATCCGCTTCAATCCAGATAGGGATCAGTTCTGCAACATATCCGTCGGAATCCATATCAACAATGGGACATCCACTTTGCTTTATCAAAGGAATCCATTTCTGATAAACAGGAAGCAGAAACCTGCGCGTCATTTCAGGAGAAATCATACTATGTGCCTTGTATGCCATATCCTCAGACATCTGGACAAAATCAAGCTTAACCTTTTCAAGAATTGGCTCCATAGTTCTGACAACAAAATCCCTCCAGAAATCAATCATATCCATAATGAACTCAGGATCTTCTATCATGAGAATACACAGAGGCTCAAATCCACACCACTCTCTCAACTGCCAGAACGGACCTGGAAAGGAAATGCCGACAGGGTAGTCTCTGTCTACTAATCTCCTACACCGTTCGTTGAAATCGTCTGGAAACCTGCCTGTTGTTTGCGAATTATACCTTTTTTTCATATCCTCCCAGCTTTTGCGGTCCTCAACCGGAAACTTAAGCCACCTGCGGGTAACAAAATCCTTGGAACTGCGAATATACGTATAATCATATTTGTCTGATATTTCAGTGATATTTCCCATCCAGTCCTGGACAATGTAATGTCCGTCTTTATGTTCAAGTACTTTTTCTTCAAATGTAGGGATCATCCTAAAAGTAACACCTGCTCCCATACGCTCTTTTCGGTTTCGGTAATTTTCATGCTTTATACCAAGCTCTTCAATAACAGCATCTAGATAGTTTTTATTTTCAGCTAGCCCCTCTTTATGCCACCTTTTTAATGTAGATTCGCGTGGTTCACCTGGGGTAAAAGGAATCCTGTCTACATCCTTAAAAAGCAGCGTATTCAGATATCTTTCACGTTCTGTCATTGTTTTCATCTTTTTCTCCCATACAACAAATATATCATTTTATCCCTCCTTATTTATAACTTGACATAATCTAAAATTTGGTCTAACTTATTATATAACTCAAAGTAACAGGGAATTTCAATGGATAAACTAACCAAAAATATGGATATTTTGTCCATGCTAAAAACTCCAACATTCAGGTCTGAAAAATTCAGGACACCATCCAGTATTGAAAAAAAACTGCAGTTATGGGTGGACAGAATTGGTTCTGCTAGCGAATATTCCATAAACAAACCCATGCGTATTCTCGGGCTTTATGCTGTCCTGCATGTTGAACTGGGAAGAGGCTACTTAATTTCTCCTTTAACAGGAAGAATCGAGCTGAAAACAGGAGACAGCTTTTTTCTTTTCCCCAATGTTCCTCATACTTACGGCAGCATAAAGAACGAGTGGGCAACATGCTGGATAGTATTTGACGGACCTTTATGTAAAACATACGAGAATCTAGGTTATATGAATCCCAAAAATCCTGTAATTTACGACCATGAATGTATTGTCCATCAAACTTTTAAGAAAATGCAAGTACTTATGGAAAGAGATGATACAGCCAGCTGTCTTGAACGAAGTACAAATATGACTGCATTGATCCTGGAGCTTTACAAGCGCAGGAAGTTTATGCATGCCCAGCATAGGTATAAGAATCTTATTTTGCTAGTTACACAGTACCTTGCAGAACACTGTCATGAGAACATAAGACCGCCCGATGTGGCAGAAAGATTTGCAGTCAGTTACACACACTTGAGACGTCTTTTTAGAAGAGATACTGGATTTTCTATTAAGGAATTTATAACGCACAAAAGGATATCAAAAGCTAAGGCCCTGATTCTGGAGAAAAAACTACCGCTAAAACAAATCGCTCAGCAAACAGGATATAATGATGTATTTCTCTTTATGCGTACTTTTAAAAAGATAGCAGGCATCTCGTCTGGAAAGTTCGAGAAAAACCATACAATGTAAAATAGATCAATCTATAAAGAGTCTAATAGACCCTCAATGTTAAAGTAAATTCCATAGCAAATGGCAGAGAAAATTCCATAGTAAAATTAGGGAGAAATAGGAGAATAATAGTAGTAATAATTTCTTTCTTTTTTGCTTCTTTTTTCTTTCTTTGTGGAAGATGTGGATAATGTGGAAAAGCAATGAATTTTAGGATTTGAAAAAAGCGCCTCTTAGTGCAAGAGTAGCAGTCATTAGGAGGTGTAAAAATGATAGGAATGGCAATGTATACGACGATAAGAACACTTGTGGAAAAAGGAATGAACAAGACCGAGATAGCAAGAGCAACAGGACATGATTGGAAGACAGTATCAAAGTTTGTAGAAAATATAAAATCAGGGAAGGAATATCCCCAGAAGAAGCCGCATCCCAGGATACTTGACGCTTACAAGGAGAAGATAATAGAGCTGATGGAATCAGGCTTGAGCGGGGTAAGAATACATGAAGAACTTAAAAGAATGGGAGCGAAGACAGGATATTCAACAGTGAGGAATTATTTGGCAAATATCAAAAAGAGAGAGAATATCTTTGTCAGGATACAGACTTTGCCTGGAGAAGAAGCCCAGGTGGATTTTGGTTATGTAGGATTAACTCCTGATAATAAAGGGGTAACCGTAACATAGCTGCTATTATCTTACCAATAAAACAGCTATTGTTGAACTTATTGTTATTTTATCAGTTGGAACAATCACGTATCTCCACGGCTTTACTATCCCAAAACTTCCGATATTCTTTGAAACTAATTCGCAGTATTTCTCAGCCGTTTTCTTCTTTTCTTGTACATCTGGAGTATTAATTTCCACACTCGGCTTTACTTCAATCATCACTATCTCATTCTTAAATTCAACCACAAAATCAGGCTCATAGCGATGCTGAGAATTACCGTCTTCATCACGCCAATAGAGCCCCTCAAACTGATTCGGAGCAGGGCGCAACCAATCTTCCACAGACAAATCTTTATCAAGAAGATATGCCATACGTGCTTCATCGGACGAATCAAACCGATACTCTGCATGGCAGGCTTTACTAAATCTCGTGTAAATTTTATCTCTTGAAAAACGGCCTAATTGTGATTCTAGCGTAACCGCCTTTTCATCGGAACTCTTTGAGTAATTATATCGTTCAAGATACGGTTTTGGCTCTCGAACTCCGGATTCAAGATATCCATCAGAAACAAATTCTTTATGTTCCAGAATCTGGTCATAAATTTCTTTGGCAATTTGGCGGAAGTTATTTTCAATCACCATTTTGAGCGAATTTTCATCCCTTATAAATGACTTGTAATGCGTAACCGCCTGCCCTGAAAGTTTAAGCAATAATGTTTTCTGTTCTTCATAATCAAGTAGCGGTTGTTCAATGAGGGCGGCAATAATAGTATTCTCAGGACTTTGTTTTCTCCCTTCGCCAAGACTTGATACCCGAGTGACCTCCGATTCCCAAGCTCCTTCTTGTGTATTACCAAATAAATCTTTCTCTTGGCTTCCCTGAAGACGCTCTTCAAGTATTGAAGTTTCCGTAGCATACATGCTTAATCGTCTTGTATTCAAATCAAAGTCTTCAATAATAAGTTCCCCATAATGAGGCGTAAGCATCAACCGTGGAATCGGGATATTGCGCAATTCAATAGTTTGTCCGGAAACCCGTCCAATATTCTCAAGCTCCTTTTTTGCCGAATCGCTTAAATTACTAAAAAGCGTTCCTTCTGGCCATGGTTCCAGTGTTTCCTTCTTATGCTTATGATATTCTGCAAAACTCAATCGTGACGCTTCTTGCTTTGCAAGGTTTTCAACAATTTCATCTGTTTTGCTTTGTCTCGTTGCTGCTTTAACATCTTCGGGAGTATCCTCAGAGATAACGGAGCTTACTGCTTTTGCTGCCTGCGCTTCAATCTCCTGCATAATCGCAGAATTAGCTTTAATCTTTCCCTGAATACTTGCAACAAACGCCGATTGAACTTCAACTACCTCTTTAACTAATTTTGTATCCTGAGCTGAAACTCTTTCAATATTTGACGGTTGAATAAGTTTTGATTTCCGCGCACCTTCAATTACTTTTGCGTAATTATCATGAGCAACTATCATAACACGATCAACATTTTTATTGCCTGTACGCTCACCATACGGCAAGCGAAGACCACGGCCAATTGTTTGTTCAGTCAAAATTTCCGAAGCCGAAGAACGAATAGGCGCAATAGTATAAATATTTGTAACATCCCAGCCTTCTTTAAGCATATTTACATGAATAACAATCTCAACAATATTATCCGGATGTTCAAGAGATATTAGCTTTTCAATAGTCTCGTCCGCTTCCTCTCCTTTTGTCTTTGTGTGAACCTCAATCACTTTGCCTTTATATGTACCGCCTCTAAAATCATCATTATCAATTAACGCCCGAAGTAAGCTGGCATGCGCCGTATCCTTTGCAACAACCAACATAACCGGCTTAACTTCCGGTTTACTATTTTGCAAAGCATACTCTTTTAATGCCACTTTAGCGCGCTCATGGAAAAAAGCCGCCAACTGTAATTTTCTAGCATCCGTTTCAATAGATTCAGAATCCCACTGACTAAAATCAACATCCGCCTCTGTTCCTACCCACGGGTCTTTTACATAACCATCACGAATTGCATCTCCAAGATTGTAGGTATACAGAATATTTTTTTTGAGAGTCGGTTCTGTGTTAACCCTAGTACTCGTTGTTGCTATATACGGTGTGGCGGTAAATTCAAGCCCAAATAGCGGATCTATGCGATCAAGTGACCCCATCGCAGCATCTGCATGATAATGGTGTGATTCATCTAGTAATACCACCAAATCATTAAGCGAACTTAAATACTCGAAATACGATTCGCCAAGCGTTTCGCTAAATTTAGTAATACCTTTCTCCTGCTCAATATCTTTTTGCGCAAATTGCTGCACATTAAAAATATTGATTTGAATTAAATTACCAAATAGGCTTGTGGTAGCTTGATTCTGTTGGTAGTTGTCTTTTGTAATTATACGAGTGGTATTGATATTTATTTCTTTAATCCCCCTAAATACATATTTGGGATTACTAGCCTTGCTAAAATCATCCACTAACTTCCGATAAATAGTGTTGCCTGGAGCGACTAGCATAAAATGCTGTATTTCATAGACAAGATATAGATACGCCACAAAAGCGCCCATGAGACGTGTCTTTCCAACACCGGTAGCAAGCGCGAAAGTATAGGCCGGAAAGGTTCGTTCAAACGCCTGAAATTGGCATAACTCAGGCACCGTTTGACCGTACTCTTTTGTCATCACCTCAATATCATTTACATTCCCACGATCTTCTCGTTTCATGCGAGCCAATACTTTTTTTCCCGCACTTGATTCCAAATAATCAGCAAAAAGCACCAAGCTTTTTTCTTGAGGGGTCCTAAGACTCATGGCGTTGGTTATGTACTGTAGCGCTTGAGTTTTATTCATATTATTCCTCACCATCCGTTAATTCTTCTTCATCTATCTCTTCAATAGCTCGATCTTTAATGGGTAAAAGATATTCTTTTTTACCAAATTGACAGGCTTTCAAGATTGACTGTGGAATCTTTTTAATAGTGATGCGATTATCCACTTTTTCACAGCCCGGTTCATATTTCTTCGGACAAATCAATAGTGTTTCGTTTGTCCTCAAATGGCTGACTATCTGTTGAACCATAGCTACTGAGAGCATCTGTGTCGTAACATAAATACTATTATTACCCTGCCCTTTACCATGCTTCCAGTAGTCACTCGAACTGGGCGAAAAAGTATAATTCATAAGCTTACACATGGCGCGAATAAGTTTGATATCGTTATAAAAACT
The sequence above is a segment of the Syntrophales bacterium genome. Coding sequences within it:
- a CDS encoding uroporphyrinogen decarboxylase family protein, which produces MKTMTERERYLNTLLFKDVDRIPFTPGEPRESTLKRWHKEGLAENKNYLDAVIEELGIKHENYRNRKERMGAGVTFRMIPTFEEKVLEHKDGHYIVQDWMGNITEISDKYDYTYIRSSKDFVTRRWLKFPVEDRKSWEDMKKRYNSQTTGRFPDDFNERCRRLVDRDYPVGISFPGPFWQLREWCGFEPLCILMIEDPEFIMDMIDFWRDFVVRTMEPILEKVKLDFVQMSEDMAYKAHSMISPEMTRRFLLPVYQKWIPLIKQSGCPIVDMDSDGYVAELIPIWIEADINCCDPMEVAAHNDIVDYRQKFAKQMAFRGGVDKRAIAKGGDTIKRELERIIPPMFKDGGYIPGCDHGVPHDISWQNFVYYCRLLAEYTGWLE
- a CDS encoding AraC family transcriptional regulator; protein product: MDKLTKNMDILSMLKTPTFRSEKFRTPSSIEKKLQLWVDRIGSASEYSINKPMRILGLYAVLHVELGRGYLISPLTGRIELKTGDSFFLFPNVPHTYGSIKNEWATCWIVFDGPLCKTYENLGYMNPKNPVIYDHECIVHQTFKKMQVLMERDDTASCLERSTNMTALILELYKRRKFMHAQHRYKNLILLVTQYLAEHCHENIRPPDVAERFAVSYTHLRRLFRRDTGFSIKEFITHKRISKAKALILEKKLPLKQIAQQTGYNDVFLFMRTFKKIAGISSGKFEKNHTM
- a CDS encoding DEAD/DEAH box helicase family protein, whose amino-acid sequence is MNKTQALQYITNAMSLRTPQEKSLVLFADYLESSAGKKVLARMKREDRGNVNDIEVMTKEYGQTVPELCQFQAFERTFPAYTFALATGVGKTRLMGAFVAYLYLVYEIQHFMLVAPGNTIYRKLVDDFSKASNPKYVFRGIKEININTTRIITKDNYQQNQATTSLFGNLIQINIFNVQQFAQKDIEQEKGITKFSETLGESYFEYLSSLNDLVVLLDESHHYHADAAMGSLDRIDPLFGLEFTATPYIATTSTRVNTEPTLKKNILYTYNLGDAIRDGYVKDPWVGTEADVDFSQWDSESIETDARKLQLAAFFHERAKVALKEYALQNSKPEVKPVMLVVAKDTAHASLLRALIDNDDFRGGTYKGKVIEVHTKTKGEEADETIEKLISLEHPDNIVEIVIHVNMLKEGWDVTNIYTIAPIRSSASEILTEQTIGRGLRLPYGERTGNKNVDRVMIVAHDNYAKVIEGARKSKLIQPSNIERVSAQDTKLVKEVVEVQSAFVASIQGKIKANSAIMQEIEAQAAKAVSSVISEDTPEDVKAATRQSKTDEIVENLAKQEASRLSFAEYHKHKKETLEPWPEGTLFSNLSDSAKKELENIGRVSGQTIELRNIPIPRLMLTPHYGELIIEDFDLNTRRLSMYATETSILEERLQGSQEKDLFGNTQEGAWESEVTRVSSLGEGRKQSPENTIIAALIEQPLLDYEEQKTLLLKLSGQAVTHYKSFIRDENSLKMVIENNFRQIAKEIYDQILEHKEFVSDGYLESGVREPKPYLERYNYSKSSDEKAVTLESQLGRFSRDKIYTRFSKACHAEYRFDSSDEARMAYLLDKDLSVEDWLRPAPNQFEGLYWRDEDGNSQHRYEPDFVVEFKNEIVMIEVKPSVEINTPDVQEKKKTAEKYCELVSKNIGSFGIVKPWRYVIVPTDKITISSTIAVLLVR